One window from the genome of Rhodopirellula halodulae encodes:
- a CDS encoding glycosyl transferase has product MRIRNGEAFLEATIRSHIDCFDEIVAVHNQCTDRSVEILENLKSEFGEEKLRVIHYVDRVYPPGSTGHIETPGDSPNSLVNYYNFSLAATRYQVATKLDDDHLAIGSALKKATDSIRKLGTSFNEMHCFSGPNLLLNKSGELSVPLDDPISGGGDIGFFPVSENTYFTHDRRFERFHRGNLTRKFVGFLYWHLKYLKPDHGFGNYELDQNPNSRYAKRLKTVISDRASALQVAELQRCVSPSAWRRFRATLSSKDRLQNDRDSAILRSFADVSIDEAVKASADWKLVTD; this is encoded by the coding sequence ATGCGCATTCGCAACGGCGAAGCGTTCTTGGAAGCGACGATCCGCAGCCACATCGACTGCTTTGACGAAATCGTTGCCGTCCACAATCAGTGCACTGATCGCTCGGTCGAGATCCTGGAGAATCTGAAGTCTGAATTTGGCGAGGAGAAACTGCGAGTCATTCACTACGTTGACCGAGTGTATCCACCAGGCAGCACCGGTCATATCGAAACCCCCGGCGATTCGCCGAACAGTCTGGTGAATTACTACAACTTTTCGCTCGCAGCGACACGCTATCAGGTTGCGACAAAGCTCGACGATGACCATCTCGCCATCGGCTCAGCACTCAAGAAAGCGACGGATTCCATCCGAAAGCTTGGCACCTCATTCAATGAGATGCACTGTTTTTCGGGTCCCAACCTTCTCTTGAACAAGAGCGGCGAGCTGTCAGTTCCACTGGACGATCCTATCTCGGGCGGCGGTGACATCGGTTTTTTCCCGGTCAGCGAGAATACGTATTTCACGCATGACCGCCGCTTTGAGCGTTTCCATCGAGGCAACCTCACGCGGAAGTTCGTCGGTTTTCTTTATTGGCACTTGAAGTACCTGAAGCCTGACCACGGCTTCGGAAACTACGAACTCGACCAGAACCCCAACAGCCGGTACGCGAAACGGTTGAAGACAGTCATCTCTGATCGAGCGTCCGCTCTTCAGGTGGCGGAATTGCAGCGTTGCGTGTCGCCTTCCGCGTGGCGACGATTCCGAGCGACCTTATCGAGCAAGGATCGTCTTCAGAACGATCGTGACTCTGCAATCCTTCGCAGCTTTGCAGACGTCTCGATCGATGAGGCGGTCAAAGCCTCTGCCGATTGGAAGCTTGTCACCGATTGA
- a CDS encoding FkbM family methyltransferase — protein MSNQLKQLKQTWRLCGSVANAFKGKVRTALGIRKPTKTCQIPELKHIVDETFLEKQDRVFVEVGAYDGERFSNTSWLADAGWRGLYVEPSKQFSRWCRLRHMLNRVTVLNVAAGSEDAKATLQQIGSLSTMSQATFEEYDRITWAKQQVAKECKQQQTEVLRLDRILADQKIPRSFDILVVDVEGYEENVFSGFSLSQWKPKLIIVELCDIHPDFQDNRELVESARRVRQTILDAGYREKYADSINTVFEVEETSASVTATNNRIAA, from the coding sequence ATGTCGAATCAACTCAAACAGCTCAAGCAGACATGGCGGCTTTGTGGCTCGGTTGCGAACGCATTCAAAGGCAAGGTTCGGACTGCACTCGGTATTCGCAAGCCAACGAAGACATGCCAAATTCCCGAGCTGAAACACATTGTTGACGAAACGTTCCTCGAAAAACAGGATCGCGTTTTCGTCGAGGTCGGAGCTTACGACGGTGAGCGATTTTCCAATACCTCGTGGCTCGCTGATGCCGGATGGCGGGGTTTGTATGTTGAGCCATCGAAGCAGTTCTCTCGCTGGTGTCGTTTGCGTCACATGCTCAATCGCGTGACGGTTCTGAACGTTGCCGCGGGAAGTGAGGACGCCAAGGCCACGCTTCAGCAAATTGGTTCGCTCAGTACCATGAGCCAAGCAACATTCGAGGAATACGACCGAATCACTTGGGCGAAACAGCAGGTTGCAAAGGAATGTAAGCAGCAGCAAACGGAAGTGCTTCGGCTGGACCGAATTCTTGCCGATCAAAAGATTCCACGCTCCTTTGATATCCTTGTCGTGGACGTGGAAGGCTACGAAGAGAATGTTTTCTCTGGCTTTTCATTGTCGCAGTGGAAGCCGAAGCTGATCATCGTGGAGTTGTGTGACATCCATCCAGACTTCCAAGACAATCGGGAACTTGTGGAATCCGCGAGGCGTGTTCGACAAACGATTCTTGATGCGGGCTACCGAGAGAAATACGCCGACAGTATCAATACGGTCTTTGAGGTGGAAGAGACTTCGGCGTCCGTCACGGCGACGAACAATCGAATCGCCGCTTGA
- a CDS encoding FmdB family zinc ribbon protein — protein sequence MPLYEYECKSCDDVVEILVRSPDEDVACPKCENSELTRVLSVPAAPSMSNGSSLPMAGRGEACGAPRCCGGGCQM from the coding sequence ATGCCTCTTTACGAGTACGAATGCAAATCGTGTGACGATGTGGTCGAAATTTTGGTGCGTTCGCCCGACGAAGACGTGGCTTGCCCGAAATGCGAGAACTCGGAACTGACTCGCGTCCTCAGCGTTCCGGCCGCTCCGTCGATGAGCAACGGATCCAGCCTCCCCATGGCAGGCAGAGGCGAAGCCTGCGGTGCCCCCCGCTGCTGCGGCGGCGGTTGCCAGATGTGA